From Cannabis sativa cultivar Pink pepper isolate KNU-18-1 chromosome 8, ASM2916894v1, whole genome shotgun sequence, a single genomic window includes:
- the LOC115699518 gene encoding STOREKEEPER protein-like, producing MAPRRLKEAPPPADSSSDESESESEAGIEEENGVAAEADNGERSSQHEEDEDEEEDDDDDEEEEEKEKLSLTNTKEESDSGSDSETDSDSVSDDTAPPSPTTADFTIKPSKSIDDSVQSKVKKPTKANVSTPAPASTPPPKRAAEKDLDGNNSKKKKGTAEEDLKQVSSHQRLWSDDDEIEILKGLIDYQSKKGKDPTADMSAFLDFIKKNLHVDVEKRQLSTKISRLKKKYFSNAEKVEKGEILSKPHDRKSFELSKKIWGSINGHGSDDSGKSTKNKSKQIVSNDSEVKTNPNEADDFSSKYPCLTDSLKLVSSISENLLMQALPLMASSKLKELENKWRKLHMEGMELQNKRNELTYEQSKLVLKLL from the coding sequence ATGGCTCCCAGGCGGCTTAAGGAAGCACCACCTCCTGCTGATTCTTCTTCTGATGAGTCAGAATCTGAAAGCGAAGCCGGCATTGAAGAAGAGAATGGTGTCGCAGCCGAGGCCGATAATGGAGAACGATCTAGTCAACACGAAGAAGACGAAGATGAAGAggaggatgatgatgatgatgaagaagaagaagaaaaagaaaaactttcATTGACTAACACCAAAGAGGAATCTGACTCTGGTTCCGACTCGGAGACGGATTCGGACTCTGTCTCGGACGACACCGCCCCACCTTCGCCGACCACTGCTGACTTCACTATCAAGCCTTCAAAGTCTATTGATGACTCTGTCCAGTCTAAGGTGAAAAAGCCCACGAAGGCCAATGTATCGACTCCTGCCCCAGCATCCACTCCCCCGCCGAAGCGTGCGGCTGAGAAAGACCTTGATGGAAAtaactcaaagaagaagaagggcaCAGCTGAAGAGGACCTGAAACAGGTATCCTCGCATCAGCGATTGTGGAGTGACGACGATGAAATTGAGATCTTGAAGGGATTGATTGATTATCAGTCGAAGAAAGGGAAAGACCCCACCGCTGATATGAGCGCTTTTCTTGATTTTATCAAGAAAAATCTCCACGTCGATGTGGAAAAGAGGCAGTTGTCGACCAAGATATCCAGGTTGAAGAAGAAGTATTTTAGTAATGCTGAGAAAGTTGAAAAAGGCGAGATTCTTTCGAAGCCTCATGATCGCAAGTCGTTTGAGTTGTCCAAGAAGATTTGGGGTAGTATTAATGGTCATGGTAGTGATGATAGTGGTAAAAGCACTAAGAACAAGTCGAAGCAGATTGTGAGTAATGATAGTGAAGTAAAGACCAACCCTAATGAAGCAGATGACTTCTCGTCTAAATATCCATGCCTGACGGACTCTCTGAAACTTGTAAGTTCCATCTCTGAAAACTTATTGATGCAAGCACTTCCTTTGATGGCAAGTTCCAAGTTGAAGGAATTGGAGAATAAGTGGAGGAAGCTGCACATGGAAGGAATGGAGCTTCAAAACAAGAGGAATGAATTGACTTATGAACAGAGTAAACTTGTATTGAAGTTATTGTAG